In Rana temporaria chromosome 3, aRanTem1.1, whole genome shotgun sequence, a single window of DNA contains:
- the LOC120932516 gene encoding uncharacterized protein LOC120932516: MLSPAEETDKPTESQQVRSSSRERSLTEKGKEMHEETVKKNEKAFNKVCNSWKELAKECRTKLKGFCSTEDFNTRLKEIKAKEALVHQQYESMCRNNSTTPYVVKKMDACTVLTAEICNLISKRLENVDEIFNDQLEKERVRMVLNKEEHESVFGNSETETVLSESLPDSNASSRATSRSSKRADAEADLAAKIEQAKATQQMREEQAKLNKLEAEIKLKLDEEKTRLQQLQAENEVKVAAARVKAYNAYDSLEIYEQETDHNVQYLCQNNEPRNSLNPKAVPFQPSNTPLGVPRPNEEVSLTPGLASLLISNRLPIPEPTVFTGDPLKFIDWKISFMALIDQKPLPVCEKMLYLKRYLGGEARKAVEGFFYRNSEDAYLGAWGILQDRYGGPFIVQRAFRERLAKWPKISANDPVALREFADFLQGCVEAIPHVKGLAILNDCEENHKLLKKLPEWIVRRWGRIAVDELDKSQEYPTFARFTEFLQREAKIACNPIASPFLLSTKTTDERIPKRAKALNTSTQMKPSTFNVPNISASRPKPPCLVCKDETHGVAKCLTFAAKTIDEKRAFIHENHLCFGCLRKGHTTKDCKGRHTCSICSRRHPTCLHIQRDTEPVKASNDDSVGMRNKANDNVPKVMSHTLTRHTSATSCIVPVLLSATTEPQREILTYALLDTQSDSTFILADLVSKLSVSTKPLQLRLSTMTAVDTVISSQIAHGLQVRGFNSEVQVQLRQAYTRDFIPVDKSHIPTKETALQWSHLKHLANKLQPLQDCEVGLLIGYDCPSALAPLEVVIGSENEPFAQKTMLGWSIVGSANPHLDRPGSQSFVHRVAVKEMPMPPVADVLKALEMDFIERNYEDKYVSQDDVRFVQFLSETIMKRKDGHYEMPLPFKDNSQLALPNNKRLALIRLHHLKKRLKGNRQYHEHYTAFMEETIRKGDAEPAPSLSEEETVWYIPHHGVYHPKKPDKLRVVFDCSAKFKGISLNDTLLTGPDLINSLVGVLCRFRKEAVAVICDIEKMFHQFYIPSEMRNYLRFLWWENGQLETEPKEYRMAVHLFGASSSPGCANFGLKYLARQHKSEHPSASAFIEKNFYVDDGLTSVPTVSEASNLILETQGLCKNAGLRLHKFNSNKRDVLSCIAPSERATTSVPVKLSPDSTTEGQVLGIQWSIENDTFSFSADIKHQPSTRRGILSVVASLYDPLGFIAPFILSGKCILQELCRRGISWDEALPESLCPRWEAWKSSLQALREIKIPRCYHPPDFGNRMKVELHHFSDASNIGYGACSYLRYKNDRDQVHCSFVMAKARVAPTKIVSIPRLELSAAVTAARLSVMLKAELEIEIDKEFFWTDSQVVLAYINNEARRFHVFVANRVQLIREITDPTQWHYVDTTQNPADHASRGLHVADISTSSWLSGPSFLWRSEVHASSSSSAELIVDDPKVKPITTLASQANEQFWSRWKREYLMSVSTRQKWHTPRRNLKVNDIVIIKEDMSPRCQWQLGRVIETTIEKDDLVCRVKVLVGDRRLQDKKDYVSKPSIIERPIQKLVVLIESK, encoded by the coding sequence ATGTTGTCACCTGCTGAAGAAACAGACAAACCCACAGAGTCACAACAGGTACGATCCAGCTCTAGAGAGCGAAGCCTAACAGAAAAGGGCAAAGAAATGCACGAAGAAACAGTTAAGAAAAATGAAAAGGCATTCAACAAGGTGTGCAACTCTTGGAAGGAGCTAGCAAAGGAATGTAGGACAAAGTTAAAAGGTTTCTGCTCAACTGAAGACTTTAATACAAGATTGAAAGAGATTAAAGCCAAAGAAGCGTTAGTGCACCAACAGTATGAGTCCATGTGCCGAAATAATTCCACTACCCCGTACGTTGTTAAGAAAATGGATGCATGCACCGTGTTAACGGCTGAAATCTGCAACCTCATCAGCAAGCGGCTAGAGAATGTAGATGAAATCTTTAACGATCAACTTGAGAAGGAAAGGGTGAGGATGGTGCTTAATAAAGAAGAGCATGAGTCAGTCTTTGGAAACTCAGAAACAGAAACTGTCCTCTCAGAGTCATTACCAGACTCCAACGCAAGCTCAAGAGCCACTTCCAGATCTAGCAAACGCGCTGACGCAGAAGCAGATCTTGCAGCCAAAATAGAACAGGCAAAGGCGACGCAACAGATGCGCGAGGAGCAAGCTAAGCTGAACAAACTAGAGGCAGAAATTAAACTGAAGTTGGATGAGGAAAAGACAAGACTACAACAGCTACAAGCAGAAAATGAAGTCAAGGTAGCTGCAGCAAGAGTGAAAGCCTACAACGCTTATGATAGTCTTGAAATTTACGAACAGGAGACAGACCACAATGTGCAATACCTCTGCCAAAATAATGAACCACGAAACTCATTGAATCCAAAGGCTGTGCCATTTCAACCTTCAAATACACCACTTGGGGTGCCAAGACCAAATGAAGAAGTTAGTCTAACCCCAGGACTTGCAAGTCTGCTTATCTCCAACCGTCTCCCTATACCTGAACCAACTGTATTCACAGGTGATCCTTTGAAGTTCATAGATTGGAAGATATCCTTTATGGCGCTGATTGATCAGAAACCACTCCCTGTGTGCGAAAAAATGCTGTACTTGAAGAGGTATCTAGGTGGTGAAGCTCGTAAGGCAGTGGAAGGGTTCTTCTACCGAAATTCAGAAGATGCCTATCTAGGTGCTTGGGGAATCCTACAGGACAGGTATGGAGGTCCATTCATAGTGCAAAGAGCCTTCAGAGAAAGGTTGGCTAAATGGCCAAAGATATCAGCAAATGACCCTGTAGCATTAAGAGAGTTTGCAGATTTCCTTCAAGGTTGTGTGGAGGCCATTCCTCATGTTAAAGGCCTAGCTATTCTAAATGATTGTGAAGAAAACCACAAGCTTCTCAAGAAACTGCCTGAATGGATCGTGCGCAGATGGGGTCGCATCGCCGTGGACGAGCTGGACAAGTCCCAAGAATACCCAACCTTTGCTCGTTTCACAGAGTTCCTGCAAAGGGAAGCTAAGATTGCATGCAACCCCATTGCCTCTCCTTTTCTCCTCAGTACCAAGACTACAGATGAGAGAATTCCCAAGAGAGCCAAGGCGCTCAACACAAGCACTCAAATGAAGCCCTCTACCTTCAACGTTCCAAATATCTCAGCTTCAAGACCGAAACCACCTTGCCTAGTCTGCAAAGACGAAACACACGGTGTCGCTAAATGTCTGACTTTTGCGGCAAAGACCATCGATGAAAAGAGGGCCTTTATTCACGAAAACCATCTCTGTTTTGGTTGCTTAAGAAAGGGCCACACTACAAAAGACTGCAAAGGAAGACACACGTGTAGCATATGCAGTCGACGTCATCCAACCTGTTTGCACATACAGAGAGACACTGAGCCTGTCAAGGCATCAAACGATGATTCAGTAGGCATGAGAAATAAGGCAAACGACAACGTTCCCAAAGTTATGTCCCATACTTTGACAAGACATACGTCTGCCACATCCTGCATTGTTCCAGTTCTGTTGTCAGCTACTACGGAGCCTCAGAGGGAAATCCTCACTTATGCCTTACTTGACACACAGAGTGATTCAACCTTTATTCTGGCAGACCTGGTATCGAAGTTAAGTGTGAGCACCAAGCCATTACAGCTAAGGCTCAGCACAATGACAGCGGTTGACACAGTTATTTCAAGCCAAATTGCTCACGGTCTGCAAGTGCGTGGCTTCAACTCCGAAGTTCAAGTCCAACTCCGTCAAGCCTATACAAGAGATTTCATTCCAGTAGATAAGTCTCATATCCCCACTAAGGAGACTGCACTCCAGTGGTCACACCTCAAACACTTGGCAAACAAGTTACAGCCACTTCAAGATTGCGAAGTAGGACTACTGATCGGTTATGACTGCCCATCAGCACTGGCTCCCTTGGAGGTTGTTATCGGCTCCGAAAATGAACCCTTCGCTCAAAAAACTATGCTCGGCTGGAGCATTGTAGGATCAGCAAATCCACATCTTGATAGACCGGGTAGCCAGAGCTTCGTACACAGAGTCGCAGTGAAAGAAATGCCAATGCCGCCAGTCGCTGATGTGTTAAAGGCTTTAGAAATGGACTTCATTGAAAGAAATTATGAAGATAAGTACGTGTCTCAAGATGATGTTCGCTTCGTGCAGTTTCTCTCGGAAACTATAATGAAAAGGAAAGATGGACACTACGAGATGCCGTTACCCTTCAAAGACAACAGTCAACTGGCACTACCAAACAATAAGAGGCTGGCCCTTATTCGACTTCATCATCTAAAGAAAAGATTAAAGGGAAATAGACAGTACCATGAACACTACACTGCATTCATGGAAGAAACAATCAGAAAAGGTGATGCAGAACCAGCCCCTTCATTATCAGAGGAAGAGACAGTGTGGTACATCCCACATCACGGGGTTTATCACCCCAAGAAGCCAGACAAGTTAAGAGTTGTCTTTGATTGTTCAGCAAAGTTCAAAGGCATCTCCCTAAACGATACCTTGCTGACAGGTCCCGACCTGATAAACTCTCTAGTGGGAGTCCTCTGTCGCTTCAGGAAGGAAGCAGTTGCTGTGATATGCGACATTGAAAAGATGTTCCATCAGTTCTATATCCCCTCAGAAATGCGCAATTACTTAAGGTTCCTTTGGTGGGAGAACGGTCAGTTGGAAACAGAACCGAAAGAATACAGAATGGCAGTTCACCTTTTCGGTGCCAGCTCCTCTCCAGGATGTGCCAATTTCGGCCTTAAGTATCTTGCACGACAACACAAGTCAGAACATCCCTCAGCATCAGCCTTCATCGAGAAGAACTTTTATGTCGACGACGGCCTAACTAGCGTTCCAACAGTCAGCGAAGCTTCGAATCTAATCCTCGAAACTCAAGGATTATGTAAAAATGCCGGCCTACGACTGCATAAGTTCAACTCTAATAAAAGGGACGTCCTGTCCTGTATAGCTCCGTCAGAAAGAGCAACAACTAGTGTACCTGTCAAACTTAGCCCAGACTCAACAACAGAAGGACAAGTACTTGGCATTCAGTGGTCAATTGAAAACGACACCTTCAGTTTCAGTGCTGACATAAAGCATCAACCCTCAACTCGTCGTGGTATCCTGTCAGTCGTAGCCTCCCTTTATGATCCTCTAGGCTTCATAGCCCCCTTCATACTGAGTGGCAAGTGCATTCTCCAAGAGCTTTGCCGCAGAGGCATCAGTTGGGATGAAGCACTTCCTGAGAGCTTATGTCCACGGTGGGAGGCTTGGAAGAGTAGTCTGCAAGCTTTAAGGGAAATCAAGATACCCAGATGTTACCATCCCCCAGACTTTGGTAACAGAATGAAAGTGGAACTACACCACTTTTCCGATGCCAGCAACATAGGATATGGTGCCTGTTCGTACCTTAGGTACAAAAATGACAGAGATCAAGTCCATTGCAGCTTCGTAATGGCCAAGGCAAGAGTTGCACCAACGAAGATTGTGAGCATCCCAAGGCTTGAACTCTCAGCTGCCGTCACTGCAGCAAGGTTGAGTGTCATGTTGAAGGCAGAACTTGAAATAGAAATTGACAAAGAGTTCTTCTGGACAGACTCCCAAGTAGTCTTAGCCTATATCAATAACGAAGCAAGAAGGTTTCACGTGTTTGTAGCCAATCGTGTTCAACTCATAAGAGAGATTACAGATCCAACCCAGTGGCATTATGTGGATACGACACAAAACCCAGCCGACCATGCATCCAGGGGTCTACATGTAGCGGATATCTCCACCTCAAGTTGGTTATCTGGGCCTAGTTTCCTTTGGAGATCTGAAGTGCACGCATCTTCAAGCTCTTCAGCAGAACTAATTGTAGACGATCCTAAAGTCAAACCCATTACAACCCTTGCATCACAAGCCAATGAACAATTCTGGAGTCGGTGGAAAAGAGAATACCTCATGAGTGTTTCCACAAGACAGAAATGGCACACACCTCGACGTAACCTCAAAGTAAATGACATCGTCATAATCAAAGAAGATATGTCTCCCAGATGCCAGTGGCAACTAGGACGTGTAATTGAAACTACAATAGAAAAGGATGATCTAGTTTGTCGAGTCAAGGTGTTAGTAGGTGACAGAAGATTGCAAGATAAGAAGGACTATGTATCAAAACCTTCAATTATTGAACGTCCTATTCAAAAGCTAGTAGTCCTCATAGAAAGCAAATAA